From a single Nicotiana tomentosiformis chromosome 2, ASM39032v3, whole genome shotgun sequence genomic region:
- the LOC104115360 gene encoding putative germin-like protein 2-1: MTSTFFVLGLLLGICSVCLASDPSPIQDFCVVDSTSSVHVNGKVCKDPKLVEAEDFFFSGLNIAGNTSNSIGFQVTPAIIPGINTLGIVLARADFAPNGFSPLHTHPRAAEIVLVLEGRVEIGFVTSNPENRLFTKILELGDFFVVPKGLVHFQRNVGEGNAVTIAALSSQGPGTIRVADVTFGSDPPIPNDLLAKAFQIDQKTASQIQGRFF; this comes from the exons atgacTTCAACGTTCTTTGTGTTAGGACTCCTGTTAGGAATTTGTTCTGTGTGTTTAGCATCTGACCCAAGTCCAATTCAAGATTTTTGTGTAGTGGACTCCACAAGCTCAG TGCACGTGAATGGGAAGGTATGCAAGGACCCTAAGCTTGTAGAAGCAGAGGACTTCTTTTTCAGTGGGTTGAACATAGCAGGCAACACATCAAACTCAATCGGATTCCAAGTAACACCGGCTATTATTCCAGGAATCAACACTCTTGGAATTGTATTAGCCCGTGCTGATTTTGCACCAAATGGATTCAGTCCTCTTCATACTCATCCTCGTGCTGCAGAGATAGTGCTAGTACTTGAGGGTCGTGTTGAAATTGGATTTGTTACTTCCAATCCTGAGAATCGTCTCTTCACGAAAATACTTGAATTGGGCGATTTTTTTGTTGTACCAAAAGGTCTTGTACATTTCCAGAGGAATGTAGGAGAGGGTAACGCCGTTACCATTGCGGCTTTAAGCAGCCAAGGACCTGGAACTATTCGTGTTGCGGACGTAACTTTCGGATCGGATCCACCAATTCCTAATGATCTTCTTGCTAAGGCTTTTCAAATTGATCAAAAGACGGCAAGTCAGATACAAGGGCGTTTCTTCTGA